In Callospermophilus lateralis isolate mCalLat2 chromosome 18, mCalLat2.hap1, whole genome shotgun sequence, one DNA window encodes the following:
- the Tyrobp gene encoding TYRO protein tyrosine kinase-binding protein, translating into MGDLDFLDPSWRLLILLLLTVAGLSPVQAQNECSCSPVSPGVLAGIVLGDLVLTLLIALAVYSLGRLVPRGRGAAAGTQKQHITEMESPYQELQGQRSDVYSDLNTQRQYYK; encoded by the exons ATGGGGGACTTGGATTTTTTGGATCCCTCGTGGCGGCTCTTGATCCTTCTCCTCCTGACTGTGGCTG GTCTCAGTCCTGTCCAGGCTCAGAATG AATGCAGCTGCTCCCCAGTGAGCCCCGGTGTGCTCGCGGGGATCGTGCTGGGGGACCTGGTGCTGACCCTGCTCATTGCCCTGGCCGTGTACTCACTAGGACGGCTTGTCCCTCGGGGTCGAGGAGCTGCAGCAG GGACCCAGAAACAGCACATCACTGAGATGGAGTCGCCTTATCAG GAGCTCCAGGGTCAGAGGTCAGATGTCTACAGTGACCTCAACACGCAGAGGCAGTATTACAAATGA
- the Hcst gene encoding hematopoietic cell signal transducer: MTPPGHILLLLLLPAAAAQMSTGEPSRPTFDPGTSGSCSGCGPLSPHLLASLVAADAVMSLIIVGVVLVCARPRPGRRLNHENDKIYINMPGRG; the protein is encoded by the exons ATGACCCCTCCAGGCCACATACTGCTCCTGCTTTTGCTCCCAG CTGCTGCTGCCCAGATGTCCACAGGTGAGCCATCGCGCCCTACCTTTGACCCTGGAACTTCAG GTTCCTGTTCTGGATGTGGGCCCCTCTCCCCGCATCTCCTGGCCAGCCTGGTGGCTGCAGATGCCGTCATGTCACTGATAATTGTGGGGGTGGTGTTGGTGTGTGCCCGCCCACGCCCAGGTCGCAGGCTCAACCATG aaaatgacaaaatctacaTCAACATGCCTGGTAGAGGCTGA